Within Corynebacterium jeddahense, the genomic segment CTGCTGACGGGTAGTCGGTGAGGTGCACGGAGCGGCCGCCGGTGAGGCCGCGCCAGATCACCTCGGAGACGTACGGCAGCAGCGGCGCGACGGTGCGGGTGACCACCTCGAGCACGGTGTACAGGGTATTGAACGCCTCCGGGTGGGTCTCCTGGCCCTCCCAGAACCGGTCGCGGGAGCGGCGGACGTACCAGTTTGTCAGCGTGTCGGCGTACTTGCGCACCTCGTCGCAGGCGTCGGCGATGCGGGTGTCCTCCAGCGCCGCCCCGACGTTCTCGACGAGGTCGTGCGTCTTGGCCAGGATGTAGCGGTCGAGTACGTTGTCGGAGTCCACGGACCACTGCGCGTCCTCCGAGGAGTACAGCTGCAGGAACGTGTACGCGTTCCAGATCGGCAGCAGCGCCTGGCGCACGCCCTCGCGGATGCCCTGCTCGGTGACGATGAGGTTCCCGCCGCGCAGGATCGGCGAGGACATGAGGAACCAGCGCATGGCGTCGGAGCCGTCGCGGTCGAAGACCTCCATGACGTCCGGGTAGTTGCCCTTCGACTTGGACATCTTCAGCCCGTCGGAACCCAGCACGATGCCGTGCGCGACAACCTTCTTGAAGGCGACGCGGTCGAACAGCGCGGTGGACATGACGTGCTGGAGGTAGAACCAGCCGCGGGTCTGGCCGGAGTACTCGACAATGAAGTCGGCCGGCTGGCGGGTCTCGAACTCCTCGACGTTCTCAAACGGGTAGTGGTACTGCGCGAACGGCATGGAGCCGGACTCGAACCAGCAGTCGAGCACGTCCGGCACGCGGCGCATCGTCGACTTGCCGGTCGGGTCGTCCGGGTTCGGGCGGGTCAGCTCGTCGATGTGCGGGCGGTGCAGCGACTCGGGGCCGCGACCGAAGTCGCGCTCGAGCTCCTCGAGCGAGCCGTAGACGTCCACGCGCGGGTACTCCGGGTTGTCGGAGACCCACGCCGGCACCGGCGAGCCCCAGTACCGGGTGCGCGAGATGTTCCAATCGCGCGCGCCCTCGAGCCACTTGCCAAACTGGCCGTCGCGGATGTGCTCCGGGATCCACTCGATCTCCTGGTTGAGCTCCACCATCCGGTCACGGAACTCCGTGACCTTCACAAACCACGCCGGCAGCGCCATGTAGATGAGCGGCTCGCCCGAGCGCCACGAGTGCGGGTAGGAGTGCACAATCGTCTGGTCGCGCACCACGCGACCCTTCGCGCGGAGGTCGCGGATGATGTCGCGGTTCGCGTCGAACACGAGCCGGCCGGCGTACTCCGGCACCTGGGAGGTGAACTTGCCGTCCGCGTCGACGGGGATGACCAGGCCGATGCCGTACTTCTGGCAGGTGGCCATGTCGTCCTCGCCGAACGCCGGGGCCTGGTGCACCACGCCCGTGCCATCCTCGGTGGTGACGTAGTCCGCGTTGAGCACCATGAACGCGTTCGCCGCGGCGTCGGTGTCGCGGAAGTAGTCGAACACCGGCTCGTACTCGAGGCCTTCGAGCTGCGACCCTCGGAACGTCGATACGAGCTCGTAGTCCCCCAGCTCCTTCGCGTAGGCGCCGAGGAGGTTCGAGGCGAGCAGCAGCGGCGTATCGACGCTACCTTCCGGCCTCACCAGCGAATACTCCACATCGGGGTGGACGGCGAGCGCGAGGTTGGACGGCAAGGTCCACGGCGTGGTGGTCCACGCGATGGCGGCGGCGCCGTGCAGCTCTGGGTGCTCCGCCCACGTGGTCTCGGCCGCGAAGCCGGCCCGGGCGCCGGTGAACGGCATGGTCACGGTGACGGTGGGGTCTTGGCGCTCGCGGTACGCGTCGTCAAGCCTGGTCTCCTGGTTGGAAAGCGGGGTGTGCTCCGCCCACGAGTACGGCAGCACGCGGAAGCCCTGGTAGATCAGGCCCTTGTCGTAGAGGGTCTTGAACGCCCACATGACGGACTCCATGAACTCCGGGTCCATCGTCTTGTAGCCGTTTTCGAAGTCGACCCAGCGCGCCTGGCGGGTAACGTAGTTCTCCCACTCCTCGGCGTAGTGCATGACGGACTTGGCGCAGTACTCGTTGAACTGCTCGAGGCCCATGTCCTCGATCTGCGCCTTGTCGGTGATGCCGAGCTGCTTCTCGGCCTCGAGCTCCGCCGGCAGGCCGTGGCAGTCCCAGCCGAACACGCGCGGGACGTGGTAGCCGCGCATCGTGCGGTAGCGCGGGACGATGTCCTTGACGTAGCCGGTGAGCAGGTGCCCGTAATGCGGCATGCCGTTCGCGAACGGCGGGCCGTCGTTGAACACGTACTCCTCGCAGCCCTCCCGCTGCTCCAGCGAGGCCTTGAACGTGCCGTCACTGTTCCAATAGTCGAGGACGACGCGCTCCATATCCGGGAAGCGGTCGCTGCCGCCCGTCATGTCCACTTTGGGGTAGACGTTGCCAACCATGACACTCCTTCAGCCGTGCAGGGACGCATTGCTGCGCGGTACCACCCTGCTTGGGGTGCCGGGGCACCCCCACTTCATTGCGGTGAAGGAAGTGACGTCTCCCATGTGCAACGTCCGGGTCTAGTGAGCTTTCGCCGTTCTTCCGGAAACGCTCCCCGGTGATGGCCGGATCGACGCGTGTTACAAGTAACGCCCAGCAGTCTACAACGACTGCCGGGCGTGACGCGAGTGAGTTGGATTACTTCTCGTTCGGCGCGGTGGTGGTGCGCGCCTCGAGCTCCTCAAGCTGGGACTCGAGCAGCGTCTTCAGGCGGGTGCGGTACTCGCGCTCGAAGGTGCGCAGCTCCGCGATGCGGTTCTCCAGCGCGGTCTGCTGCTGCTTCACCGTGTTCATGATCTCGGTGTGCTTGCGCTCGGCGTCCGCCTTGAGCTTGTTCGCCTGCTCCTCCGCCTGGCGGATCTGTGCGTCGGCGCGGGAGCTGGCCTCGTTCGTGGTCTCCTCGGCCTTCTTCTGGGCCTCGGCGACGAGCTGCTTGGAGCGGGTCTCCGCGTCCTGCAGCTGGGTGCGGGAGCGGGTCTGTGCGTCCTCGAGCTGCTTCTTCGACTTGCTCTCCGCCTCGGCAATCTCGCGCTCTGCGGCGGCGCGGGCGTCGGCGAGCATCGAGGTGGCCTCTGCCTGAGCGTCGCTGGTGAGGCGGTCCGCCATCTCCTGGGCGAGGCCGAGCACCTTCGCGGCCTGCACGTGGGTGTCGGCGGAGACGTCCTGGCGGGCGGCGGGCTGGGAGACTGCCGCCTTCGCCTCGGCCGGCTTCTGCTTCGCGGCCTCCTCAGCCTGCTTGCGGGCGCGGGCGGCGTCATCCTTGGCGGCGCGGGCCTCGGCCTCGGCCTTGGACTTCGCCTCGTTCGCGGAACGCAGCTGCGCGTCGAAGTCGGCGCGAAGCATCTGCTCGATCTCGCGACGGAGCGCAGCCTCATCGACATCGGAGTGGGACGCGCGCACCACCGGCGCGGCGGCGGCCGGCGCACCCTTGCCCAGCTCGTCGACGCGGGCACGCAGCTCGTCGTTCTCGTCCTGCAGCTGCGCCAGCGTGTCCTCGACGAGGTCGAGGAACTGGTCGACCTCGTCCTCGTTGTAGCCACGCTTGCCGATCGGCGGCTTGCTGAAAGCGACATTGTGCACGTCTGCTGGTGTCAGCGGCATTTGCGTTCCCTTCGATGTCGTAAACGTACCCGCCGGTGCGGGCAGTGAACGCGTCCCACGTTACGGGAACGCACTCACGTTGTCTGCTGAATTGTACCTGTTTCGTTCGAGAGTGTAGCGCAGGCCACGCCGGGTCAGCGCACGGCGGGGCTGATCATCGTCGCGCCGATGATTGTTTGCAACACAGCGAGGAGGAGGAACAGCACGATCACGCTCACGTCGAGGCCGACGCCGCCGCCGAGGCGCAGCGGCGGAATGAGCTTGCGCAGCGCGTTGACCGGCAGGTCAGTGGCGCGAAACAGCGGCTCGACGATGAGGATGAACCAGTGCGGCGGGTCGAACCGCTTCGAAAACGCCTGGATCATCTCGACGATGATCCGGATGACCACCGCGAGCGCGTACAGGCCGACGAGTGCGTAGAGGATAGCTCCGAAAAGTGCCACGCGTGATCACCTAGCGCAGGCCGGCGGCCCGCTTGAGATCGTCCTTGCCCACCGTCGCGTTCTCCGGGACGATCGCGAACACGCGCTTGCGGGTGTTCGCGTCGCGCGACAGGTTGTGCATGTTGCCGCGCAGGGCGAAGCAGAGCCCGGCCGCGAAGTCGACGATGCGCTTCGCGTCGGCGGCCTCAAGGTCGGTGAGGTCCATGACCACCGCGTCCCCGTCGCGGAACGGCTCGCCGATCTCCTTGGCGTCGTTGTACGTGCGCGGCGCGGCGGTGACGATGTGGGTCGGCGCGCTCGGGGTCCGGTAGGAGGAGCGGGACTCGCTGCGGTGGTCCGCCCGGTGCTCGGAGCGGTACTCGGCGCGCTCAGCGCGGCCCGGGCGCGGCGTCGCGCTGACCTCGGCGCGGTCGCGCAGGTCCCCACGGTCCCGGTTGTAGGCGGTGGAGCCGGACGAGGACGAGCTGTACTGGGGGTCGTCGTAGTACGCGTCGTCCTCGCCGTTGTCGACGGGGCCGAGGCCAAAGAATTCTTTTGCGCTGCCGAAGAAAGACATACGGGTGGCTCCTTGTGAGGTGAGATCGCGGTGGAATTCAGGGTACGGGGCGGGGCCCGAGGAGGGCTGTTCCGACACGCACGATATCGGACCCGCACGCGATTGCGGTGGCGAAATCACCGCTCATACCAGCGGAAAGTCTCAAGCCGCGGTTGAGGTCGGCGGCGTAGGCGTCGGTCAGCGAGCGCGCCTCGGTGAACACTCGGGCGGGGTCCGCGTCGAGCGGTGGCACGACCATGAACCCGGTGAGCGTGAGGTGCTCGGCGGCCTCGACCGCCTCGACGATCTCGGCGACCTCGTCGGCCGTCGCCCCTCCCCTCGCCGCGTCGCCGTCGGCGGAGAGCTGGATCATGCACGGCAGCACGTCGGCGTCCGCGCCGCGGTCGCCGCGTTCGAGCGCGAGCGCCACTCCCCTGTCGAGGCCGCGGGCGAGCTTCGCGGAATCGAGCGAGTGCACCTCCGCGGCCCAGCGCGCGACGGCGTTCGCCTTCTTCGACTGGATCTGCCCGATCATCGCGATGCCGCAGCGCCCGTCGAGCGCTTGCGCCTTCTCGCGGGCTTCCTGCTCGCGGTTCTCGCCGACGAGGGTGAAGCCGCGATCGGCGAGCTCGATGATCCGCTCGACGGGGTGGAACTTGGTCACGGGCAGCAGCTGCACGCTGCCCGGCGCGCGGCCGGCGGCCTGTTCTGCGGCGTGGATGTCTTCGAGGACTCGGTCGAGGTTAAGCATCAGGCATCCAAATTACGCCCGCTTGGCGCCCGGTGACACCCTCGCGGCGGTGAGAGAAAAAGTCGGTGTCGGTGATGGTGTCGCGCGGGTCCGCGTCGATGTGGGTCACGCCGAGGCTCATGAGCTGGCGCACGAGCCCGGCGCGGACGTCGATGCCGGCGGTCCCGTTGCGCGTCCGGGTCCGGGAGCCGGGCAGATGCTTCTCGACGTCTCCAGCCATCGCGTCCGGCACTTCGTAGGACTCGCCGGCGGCGGCCGGGCCGAGGAGCGCCTGGATGCGGCCGGGCTCGGCGCCGAGCTCGGCCATCGCCTCGACGGTATTGCGCACGATGCCGTTGCGCGCGCCCATCCGCCCGGCGTGGGCGGCGCCGATGACCCCGGCGGTGTGGTCGGAGAGCAACACCGGGGTGCAGTCCGCGACGAGCACGCACAGCGCGAGGTTCTTCTCGCGAGTCACCAGGGCGTCGGTGGCTTCGACGGGGATGGCCGAAGGTGCGTCGATACGCGTGACTGTGTTCGTGTGCAGCTGCTCCATCCAGACGAAGCGCTCCGCGGGCAGGCCGAGGACGTCCGCGAGGCGGGCGCGGTTGGCGGCGACGTCGGCGGGGTCGTCGCCAACGTGGGTGCCGAGGTTGAACGAGTCATACGGGGACGACGACACCCCGCCCGCACGGGAGGTGAACACCATGCGGACGGGGCGGTGGGAAAGATCTGGCATGCCAGCCAGCATAACTAGCGCATGAAGTCGGGCACGTCCACGTCATCGAAGCCGCCCTCGTCGTCGCGGGGCGCATCGCGGTCGGTGAACAGGCCGCCGCGGCTTGAGTCGTAGCGGTGGCGCGCCTGGTAGTCCTCGCGGGGCTGCTCGGCCTTGTCGGCGGGCGCCGCGGCTGGCTCCTGGGACTGCTGCTGAACGGGCTGCTCCGCAGGCTCGGTCGGGCGGGCGTTCGCCTTCTCGTCGAAGCCGGTGGCGATGATGGTGACGCGAACCTCGTCGCCGAGGTTGTCGTCGATGATGGTGCCGAAGATGATGTTCGCGTCCTCGTCGGCCTTCTCCTCGACGATGGAGGCGGCGTTGTTGACCTCCATGAGGCCGAGGTCGGAGCCGCCGGCGACGGAGATGAGCACGCCCTTCGCGCCCTCCATCGTGGTCTCCAGCAGCGGGGAGTTGATGGCCTGCTCGGTGGCGGCCATGACGCGGTTCTCGCCGCGCGCGGAGCCGACGCCCATGAGCGCCGAGCCGGCGTCGGCCATCACGGAGCGCACGTCCGCGAAGTCGACGTTGATCATGCCTGGAATGGTGATGAGGTTCGTGATGCCCTGGACGCCGTTGTAAAGCACCTCGTCGGCGGCGCGGAAGGCCTCCATCATGGACAGCTCGGCGTCGCCGAGCTGCAGCAGCCGGTCGTTCGGGATGACGATGACGGTGTCGCAGACCTCTTTGAGGTTCTCGATACCCTCGAGCGCCTGGCGGGTTCGGCGCTTGCCCTCGAAGGTGAACGGGCGGGTGACGACGCCGATGGTCAGCGCGCCCATCTTCTTCGCGATGCCGGCCACCACCGGGGCCGCGCCCGTGCCGGTGCCGCCGCCCTCGCCCGCGGTGACGAACACCATGTCGGAGCCCTTGAGCGACTCCTCGATCTCCTGCTTGTGATCCTCGGCGGAGGTGCGGCCGACCTCCGGGTTCGCGCCGGCGCCGAGGCCGCGGGTGGCCTCGCGGCCGATGTCGAGCTTGGTGTCCGCGTCGGTGAACAGCAGCGCCTGCGAATCGGTGTTGATGGCAACGAACTCGACGCCCTTGAGGCCCTCTTCGATCATGCGGTTCACGGCGTTGACGCCGCCGCCACCGACACCGACGACGCGGATCATGGCGAGGTAGTTGGCGGGAGAGGTCATGGTGGTGGTCTCGCCTTTCACAGGTAGAGGTTGTCTGAAGCTGCCTCCCATCATCTTTGACGGCGCGCCGAATTCGTGTTGCGCGCTCGGCGTGTCACAACCCTCAACCCCAACTTTAGAGTTGTGACCTGCGGTTTTAGCGCGACGTGACGAGTTCGGGGTTGGTGATGTTGAAGGACTGCCCCTCGAGCTGGAGGACCGTCTCGAGCGCGAGGGCCTTGTTCTGGTTGTCGTTGGCTGGCCCCCAGGTCACCGGGCGGCCGTCGTCAAGCATGAGCACGAAGTTGTACGGGCCGTCGGTGGCGAGCTCGCGCACGCGCGGCCGGGCTTTCTCGCTTATCGACGACGCTACCGCGACCGCGTCGCGCATCTGGTTCTCGTTGCCGCTGTCCACGCCCACGAGCTGCACTGTTCCCGCCGGCGGCTCCGCGACGACGAAATCGCGCCCCTCGCGGTCGATGAGGTGCTTCTCGCCACCCTGGTCCACCCACGCAACCGGCACGTGCTCGGTGACGGTGACGTCGACGGCGCTGGGCCAGTCGCGCTTGACGTTCGCCGTCTCCACCCAAGGGTTGGCGGCCACCTGGCGCGCGGCGCGGTGCACGTCGACCCGCCCCATCGGGGTGTCCGGCTCGATGCCGGCGAGCGCCTGCACCTCCTCTTCGGAGAGGTTCACGGTGCCCGCGACGTCGATGGACTTCACGGGCATCGCGGGCGTGAACGGCAGCGCGGCGGCGACGGCGATGACGAGCGCGATGCAGCCGGCGAGGATGGCGATGGATCGGCGCGACACTATGCCTCCCGCAGGGCGGCGAGGATCTCGTCCGCGAGCAGGGTGACGCTGCCGGCGCCCATCGTGAGCACGATGTCGCCCGGACGGGTCTCGGCCGCGACCGCGGCGGGCGCGGCGGAAAAGTCGGGCTCGAGGCGCACCGGGATGGTCATCTTGTCCGCGATGATGTGCGAGGTCACGCCCTCCACCGGCGCCTCGCGGGCGCCGTAGATATCGAGCAGCACGCACGCGTCCGCGAGCGAAAGCGCCTGCGCGAACTCGTCGGCGAACTCCTGCGTGCGCGAGTACAGGTGGGGCTGGAAGCATACGACGACGTGGGCGCCGTTGCCCTCCGCCTCCGCCTTCTCGCGGGCCGCGGTGAGCACCGCCGCGACCTCCGTCGGGTGGTGCGCGTAGTCGTCGTACACGCGGGTTTCCCCGGCGCTGCCTTTGTACTCGAAGCGGCGGCGCACCCCGGTGAACTCGCTGAGGCCCTGGGCGAGCTTCTCCGGGTTCGCGCCGACGAGCGCGCCGGCGAGGAGCGCCGCGGCGGAGTTCAGCGCCATGTGGTGGCCCGGAATGGCGAGCGTGTAGGCGACGCGGCCGCACACCCGCTCGGTGCGCAACGTCACCTCCACCGCCGTGTGTTCGCCCTCGGCGCGCTCGCCAGTGATCACGGCTGCGGCCGGGATGTCGGGGTGGCGCTGTGCGGCCTCTGCGGTGCCGTAGCCGGAGACGGTGACCCCGCGCGCGATCGCCCGCTCGCCGCAGGCCGCGGCGTTATCGTCGTCGAGGCACACGACGAGGTGGCCGGCGATGTCGGCGAAGTCGTCGAACACCGCGAAGTACTTTTCGCGCGTGCCGTAGAAGTCGAGGTGGTCCGGCTCGATGTTGGTCACCACCGCGACGTCGGGCGCGTAGCGCAGGAACGAGGCGTCGGATTCGTCGGCCTCGGCGACGAAGACGCTGCCCTGGCCGTGGTGCGCATTCGTGCCGGCGCGGTTGAGCTGGCCGCCGATGGCGAACGAGGGGTCCTCCCCTGCCGCCTGCAGCGCCACGACGGTCATCGACGTCGTCGACGTCTTGCCGTGCGTGCCGGCGAGCAGCAGCTGCGTGCGGCCCTCCATGAGCTCGGCGAGCAGGTCGGAGCGGCGCAGCAGCGGGATCCCCTCGCGCTTCGCGCGCACGAGCTCGGGGTTGTCCTGCGGGATCGCGGCGAAGCTCGTCACCACCGCCGTGGGCAGCTCGCCCGCGAGCTCGAGGTTCGCCTCGTTGTGGCCCACCGCGATCTGCGCGCCCTTCGCGCGCAGCGCGCGGACAGGGCGCGAGTCCTTCGCGTCCGAGCCAGTGACGGTGGCGCCGCGGTCGAGCAGGATGTGCGCGACGCCCGACATGCCGGCGCCGCCGATGCCGATGAGGTGGACGCGGGAGAGATCTGTCATGTCTAGTCCTTTCGTGCGGCGCCGGCGGCCTCGACGATGCGTTGCGCCAGGTCCTCGGCCACGCTGCCGGCGCCGGAGTGCTCGAGGGCGTCGCGCATTTCGGCGAGGCGGGCGTCGTCGTGCAGCAGGGGCACCAGCGTCTCGACGAGCGTGTCCGCGGTAAGCGCGGCGTCGTCGATACGCAGCGCGGCGCCGGTGGCCACGAGGTGCGCCGAGTTGAGGCCCTGCTCGCCGTTGCCGTGCGGCAGCGGGATGTAGATGGCGGGCAGCCCCGCGGCGGAATTCTCGGCCACGGTCATGGCGCCGGAGCGGCACACGACGACATCCGCGACGGCGTAGGCGGCCTCCATGTCGTCGATGTAGGACACGGCCGTGTAGCGGTCGTGCTTCGCCGGGGCGTCGTTTTTGCGGCCGTAGGCGTGCAGCACCTGGAACCCCTCGGCGGTGAGGCGCTCGACCGCGCCCGCGAGCGCGGCGTTGATGTTCACCGCGCCCTGCGAGCCGCCGGTGACGAGGATGGTCTTGCGCTGCGGGTCGAGGCCCCACATGCGGTAGCCGCGCTCGGCCTTGGCCCCGTCCGGGTCGACGCCGACGCCCGGGCGCACGGGGATGCCGACGACGTCGCCGGGCATGCCGGAGTTGGGCACCGCGTTGAAGCCGGTGCCGCCGAGCTTGACGCCGAGCTTGTTGGCCATGCCGGCGAGCGCGTTCGTCTCGAGGACGAAGAACGGCAGCTTGAGCGACTTCGCCGCGAGGTACGCCGGGGCGGCAACGTAGCCGCCCGTGCCGAGGACGGCCTGGGCGCCGGTCGCGCGCATCGTCTTTTTCGCCTGGCGCACCGAGCGGCGCAGCTTGAACGGCACGGCGGCCAGCTTCCACGGCTTCCCGCGCGGGATCGGCACCGGGTCGATGAGCGCAAGCTCGAAGCCGCGGGCCGGCACGATTGTGGTTTCCAGTCCGCGCTCCGTACCCAGGGCGACGACCTCGGCGCCGTAGGTGTCGCGGAGCACCTCGCCGATGGCGAGCGCCGGCTCGATGTGGCCGGCCGTGCCGCCGCCGGCGACGACGACGCTCAGCGGTGCGGTGCGTTCCTCGTTGGTACCCATGGTCCTCCTCACGTCCTAATGCCGTGGCGTGCGCGGCTGCCCATGGTAACGCTGCGGCGCCGCCGCCCGAGCGGTGACGGGTGTGCCGAAGCGCTCACGGCGCGGCTGCTGGCGCCGCTCCGGCTCACCCTGCTGGACCTGTCGCGCGGAACGCTCCTGCTCCAGCGCGCGCGGCTCCGCAATGAAGAAGGCGCGGTCGAACACGGGGCGGCCGTAGTTCTGCATGGAGGAAATCGCGTCCGGCTCGTGGCGCGCGATGTTTGCGAGCACGCCCATCGCGCCGAGCGTGATCACCGCGGAAGAGCCGCCGGCGGACAGCATGGGCAGCTGGATGCCGGTGACGGGCAGCAGACCCACGACGTAGCCGATGTTCACGAAGGCCTGGGAGACCACCGCGGCGGTGAGGGAGGCGGCCATAAGCGCCTGGTACTGCGACTGGGCGCGGCGCGCGGTGCGCAGGCCAAAGAACGCGAGCAGTGCGAAAAGCGCGATCACGAGTGCGCCGCCCCACAGGCCGAGCTCCTCGCCGATGACGGCGAAGATGAAGTCGTTGCGTGCCTCTGGGAGGTAGAACCACTTCGCGCGGGACTGGCCGAGGCCGACGCCGAAGACGTTGCCGTCCGCGAGCGAGAGGAAGCCCTGGTGGGACTGGAAGGCCGCACCCTTGGTGTCGTCGAAGTGGCCGTGCAGCGCGTCGAAGTAGACGTGGAAGCGGTTCGAGCGGAAGCCCCCGGAGAAGAACGCGATGAGCAGCGCGACGAAGCCGCCGGCCGCGAGCACGCCGACCGCCTTGAGGGAGACGCCGGCGAACAGCAGGATGAACGCGACGACGACGGCGAAGGACAGCGCCATGCCCATGTCACCCTGCATGCCGATGAGCAGCACACACAGCGTGGCCACCGCGCCGAAGCCGACGAAGCCGTTGTCGATGGCGCCGATCCGCTTCGGGTCCTTGTGCTCGAGCACTTGGGCACCCCACATGGCGATGGCGACGCGGGCAACCTCGGACGGCTGGAGGCGCAGCGGGCCGATCGCGAGCCAGGACTGGGAGCCGACCTCCTCGCGGCCGGTGCCAAGGCTCGTGAGCACGGCGACGAGCAGGCAGATCGAGATGATCATGAGCCAGTTGGAGGCGCGGCGCAGGCGCTCCGGCGGCGTCTGCAGCGCGACCCAGAAGAGCACGAGGCCGAAGACCACCATGATGGCCTGGCGGGCGGCCTGGGCCCACACGCTCGCGCTCGCTGCGAACGAGGTGGCCATGGACGAGCTCATCGCCATGACGACGCCGAGGCCTGCGAGGAAGAGCACGATGCTGCGGATCATCGTGTAGTCGATGAGCGGGCGCGCGTCGAGCGCGGCCTCGATGCGGCGGACCGCGGCGCTCAGCCGCGATTCCGCGGCGGGCTGCTGCGCGCGCTGCGGGCGGCGCTGCATCTGGCGCTGCGGTGAGTGCTGCATCTGGCGCTGCATTTCACCTGGTGCGCGTCGCTGCGCGCGGGGTTCGCGTTGAACCGTCATCGTGCCCCTTCCGTCCCAGTAAGTCTCAACCTGAAGTTGAGCTTACTTGTTGTCCGGGCACCAGTGTCGCATTGCGGCGGCCGCAAACGCGTCACCACGCGCCGACATGCCGGAAAACATGTCGAGGCTCGCGGCCGCGGGGGCGAGGAGCACGGTGTCGCCGGGCTGGGCCTGCGTCGCGGCCCACGCCACGACCGCGTCCATGGCCTCCTCCGGGTCCGTCGAGTCGGTGACGAACACCGGCAGGTCCGGGGCGGCGCGGCGCACGGACTCCCGGATGAGCTCGCGGTCCGCACCGAGCAGCGCGACCGCGCGGAACTGCTCCGCGTGCGCCTGCACCACCGCGTCGACGGAGGCGCCCTTGAGCTGCCCGCCCGCGACCCACACGACCGTGCCGGCGCCG encodes:
- the ileS gene encoding isoleucine--tRNA ligase, with the translated sequence MVGNVYPKVDMTGGSDRFPDMERVVLDYWNSDGTFKASLEQREGCEEYVFNDGPPFANGMPHYGHLLTGYVKDIVPRYRTMRGYHVPRVFGWDCHGLPAELEAEKQLGITDKAQIEDMGLEQFNEYCAKSVMHYAEEWENYVTRQARWVDFENGYKTMDPEFMESVMWAFKTLYDKGLIYQGFRVLPYSWAEHTPLSNQETRLDDAYRERQDPTVTVTMPFTGARAGFAAETTWAEHPELHGAAAIAWTTTPWTLPSNLALAVHPDVEYSLVRPEGSVDTPLLLASNLLGAYAKELGDYELVSTFRGSQLEGLEYEPVFDYFRDTDAAANAFMVLNADYVTTEDGTGVVHQAPAFGEDDMATCQKYGIGLVIPVDADGKFTSQVPEYAGRLVFDANRDIIRDLRAKGRVVRDQTIVHSYPHSWRSGEPLIYMALPAWFVKVTEFRDRMVELNQEIEWIPEHIRDGQFGKWLEGARDWNISRTRYWGSPVPAWVSDNPEYPRVDVYGSLEELERDFGRGPESLHRPHIDELTRPNPDDPTGKSTMRRVPDVLDCWFESGSMPFAQYHYPFENVEEFETRQPADFIVEYSGQTRGWFYLQHVMSTALFDRVAFKKVVAHGIVLGSDGLKMSKSKGNYPDVMEVFDRDGSDAMRWFLMSSPILRGGNLIVTEQGIREGVRQALLPIWNAYTFLQLYSSEDAQWSVDSDNVLDRYILAKTHDLVENVGAALEDTRIADACDEVRKYADTLTNWYVRRSRDRFWEGQETHPEAFNTLYTVLEVVTRTVAPLLPYVSEVIWRGLTGGRSVHLTDYPSAANLPADDELVATMDATRAVCSAASSVRKANKLRNRLPLPKLTVALPNAGALEPFRSTIRDEVNVKDVELTDDVDSAGSFEVVVNAKGAGPTLGKDVQRAIKNVKAGNYERRGDDVVVDGDIVLTPELYTERLVAENPESTARVDASGAVGLVVLDTTVTEELEAEGWAADVIRGLQDARKHEGLDVSDRIAVVLAVPGEKEPWARRHAKHIAAETLATSFEIVTEPVEGHDIIDGVTATVRKN
- a CDS encoding DivIVA domain-containing protein, yielding MPLTPADVHNVAFSKPPIGKRGYNEDEVDQFLDLVEDTLAQLQDENDELRARVDELGKGAPAAAAPVVRASHSDVDEAALRREIEQMLRADFDAQLRSANEAKSKAEAEARAAKDDAARARKQAEEAAKQKPAEAKAAVSQPAARQDVSADTHVQAAKVLGLAQEMADRLTSDAQAEATSMLADARAAAEREIAEAESKSKKQLEDAQTRSRTQLQDAETRSKQLVAEAQKKAEETTNEASSRADAQIRQAEEQANKLKADAERKHTEIMNTVKQQQTALENRIAELRTFEREYRTRLKTLLESQLEELEARTTTAPNEK
- a CDS encoding YggT family protein, which translates into the protein MALFGAILYALVGLYALAVVIRIIVEMIQAFSKRFDPPHWFILIVEPLFRATDLPVNALRKLIPPLRLGGGVGLDVSVIVLFLLLAVLQTIIGATMISPAVR
- a CDS encoding cell division protein SepF, which produces MSFFGSAKEFFGLGPVDNGEDDAYYDDPQYSSSSSGSTAYNRDRGDLRDRAEVSATPRPGRAERAEYRSEHRADHRSESRSSYRTPSAPTHIVTAAPRTYNDAKEIGEPFRDGDAVVMDLTDLEAADAKRIVDFAAGLCFALRGNMHNLSRDANTRKRVFAIVPENATVGKDDLKRAAGLR
- a CDS encoding YggS family pyridoxal phosphate-dependent enzyme: MLNLDRVLEDIHAAEQAAGRAPGSVQLLPVTKFHPVERIIELADRGFTLVGENREQEAREKAQALDGRCGIAMIGQIQSKKANAVARWAAEVHSLDSAKLARGLDRGVALALERGDRGADADVLPCMIQLSADGDAARGGATADEVAEIVEAVEAAEHLTLTGFMVVPPLDADPARVFTEARSLTDAYAADLNRGLRLSAGMSGDFATAIACGSDIVRVGTALLGPRPVP
- the pgeF gene encoding peptidoglycan editing factor PgeF translates to MPDLSHRPVRMVFTSRAGGVSSSPYDSFNLGTHVGDDPADVAANRARLADVLGLPAERFVWMEQLHTNTVTRIDAPSAIPVEATDALVTREKNLALCVLVADCTPVLLSDHTAGVIGAAHAGRMGARNGIVRNTVEAMAELGAEPGRIQALLGPAAAGESYEVPDAMAGDVEKHLPGSRTRTRNGTAGIDVRAGLVRQLMSLGVTHIDADPRDTITDTDFFSHRREGVTGRQAGVIWMPDA
- the ftsZ gene encoding cell division protein FtsZ; translation: MTSPANYLAMIRVVGVGGGGVNAVNRMIEEGLKGVEFVAINTDSQALLFTDADTKLDIGREATRGLGAGANPEVGRTSAEDHKQEIEESLKGSDMVFVTAGEGGGTGTGAAPVVAGIAKKMGALTIGVVTRPFTFEGKRRTRQALEGIENLKEVCDTVIVIPNDRLLQLGDAELSMMEAFRAADEVLYNGVQGITNLITIPGMINVDFADVRSVMADAGSALMGVGSARGENRVMAATEQAINSPLLETTMEGAKGVLISVAGGSDLGLMEVNNAASIVEEKADEDANIIFGTIIDDNLGDEVRVTIIATGFDEKANARPTEPAEQPVQQQSQEPAAAPADKAEQPREDYQARHRYDSSRGGLFTDRDAPRDDEGGFDDVDVPDFMR
- a CDS encoding cell division protein FtsQ/DivIB, which produces MSRRSIAILAGCIALVIAVAAALPFTPAMPVKSIDVAGTVNLSEEEVQALAGIEPDTPMGRVDVHRAARQVAANPWVETANVKRDWPSAVDVTVTEHVPVAWVDQGGEKHLIDREGRDFVVAEPPAGTVQLVGVDSGNENQMRDAVAVASSISEKARPRVRELATDGPYNFVLMLDDGRPVTWGPANDNQNKALALETVLQLEGQSFNITNPELVTSR